A stretch of the Rhinoderma darwinii isolate aRhiDar2 chromosome 3, aRhiDar2.hap1, whole genome shotgun sequence genome encodes the following:
- the LOC142748484 gene encoding protocadherin gamma-B1-like, translating into MAGLQLQEGQSMQGLRWQVIFPFLFSWLCHSVSGHIHYSINEELRKGSIVGDLAKDLELNVKELSRRKLRIVSKISEKYFSINLDNGNLCIADRIDRETLCRAADDCVLTFDAVMENPLNVFNVKIDIQDINDNPPKFIHDTLTLEMSESTSPGAKFVLQNAEDLDVGINKLISYRLSVNQYFALGEKVSSDGSVFPELILEKPLDRETQNKHELILTASDGGNPVQTGTAIINIIINDINDNSPVFTRDVYKVSVRENIPVNSTILQVIASDEDEGVNAQITYSFSTSENHILQTFTINPRNGEIKTIQYLDFEEYKYYDISVQAKDGGGLAAHSKVLIEITDENDNAPEISITSSSALIPEDSDPGTVVALIQVHDPDSAENGEVQCIIEGDLPFQFISTGNFYKIVTKSSLDREKIPSYNITIQASDKGSPEMTSRKVIRLDVSDVNDNAPVFDKLVYTAFILENNSPGASIFSIQARDMDSEDNAKIIYSIMTKSNEEDPLSSYISMNPVTGVIYAQRSFDYEKHKEFNIQINARDNGSPSLNSSTTLRIYIVDQNDNSPVILYPSPEVDSSTFEMVPWTSEQGSLVSKVVAVDADSGHNAWLSYFLQSSDPSLFTIDQHTGEIRTSRVFHERDIMKHGIVILVKDNGIPSRSASVSLTMVIADHFHQVLPELSSQSNKEESQSNLQFYLVIALALISFLFMLTVIIAVVSKYKESKSSSSFGSMSASLYPQVDPRFISQFNNGTLPLPYSYDVCVTLDPSEREFDFLKPQHNVPVESLIDADDSWIGNETLKNSSPAENLISQVCFHIL; encoded by the coding sequence ATGGCTGGATTACAACTGCAGGAAGGACAATCAATGCAAGGACTCAGATGGCAAGTAATATTTCCCTTCTTATTTTCCTGGCTGTGTCATTCAGTCTCTGGTCACATTCATTATTCCATAAATGAAGAATTAAGAAAAGGATCTATTGTTGGAGATTTAGCAAAGGATCTTGAATTAAATGTTAAGGAGCTCTCCAGAAGAAAATTACGTATTGTGTCTAAAATCTCTGAGAAATATTTCAGTATAAATCTGGATAATGGAAACCTATGCATTGCTGATAGGATAGACAGGGAGACATTGTGCAGAGCTGCAGATGATTGTGTCCTTACATTTGATGCTGTGATGGAAAATCCACTAAATGTCTTCAATGTTAAGATTGATATTCAGGATATAAATGATAATCCTCCTAAATTTATCCATGACACATTGACATTAGAAATGAGTGAATCTACATCACCAGGAGCAAAATTTGTATTACAAAATGCAGAAGACTTGGATGTGGGTATCAATAAGCTGATAAGCTACAGACTCAGTGTAAACCAGTATTTTGCTCTTGGAGAGAAGGTCAGCAGTGATGGCAGTGTATTTCCAGAGCTTATACTAGAGAAACCTCTAGACCGAGAGACACAAAACAAGCATGAACTCATTCTAACAGCTTCTGATGGTGGAAATCCTGTACAGACAGGCACTGCCATCATTAATATCATCATCAATGATATCAATGATAATTCTCCAGTATTTACACGGGATGTATATAAAGTAAGTGTTAGGGAAAATATACCGGTGAATTCTACAATTCTGCAGGTCATTGCAAGTGATGAAGATGAAGGTGTCAATGCACAAATCACATATTCATTCAGTACAAGTGAAAATCATATTCTTCAGACTTTTACTATCAATCCCAGAAATGGAGAGattaaaacaatacaatatttggATTTTGAAGAATATAAATATTATGACATTTCTGTACAAGCAAAAGATGGTGGTGGCCTAGCAGCCCATTCTAAAGTTTTAATAGAAATAACAGATGAAAATGACAATGCTCCTGAGATATCTATAACCTCATCATCAGCTCTTATTCCTGAGGATTCTGACCCTGGAACTGTGGTGGCTCTGATTCAAGTTCATGATCCTGACTCAGCAGAAAATGGTGAGGTTCAATGTATAATAGAAGGGGATTTACCATTTCAGTTCATATCAACAGGAAACTTTTATAAAATTGTTACAAAAAGTAGTCTAGATAGAGAAAAGATTCCATCCTACAACATCACAATACAAGCCTCAGACAAAGGTTCTCCTGAAATGACTTCTAGAAAAGTTATTCGGCTTGATGTATCAGATGTCAATGACAATGCCCCAGTGTTTGATAAATTGGTTTACACTGCATTTATACTAGAAAATAATTCACCAGGAGCTTCAATATTCAGTATTCAAGCAagagatatggacagtgaagacAATGCTAAGATTATATATTCTATAATGACTAAAAGTAATGAAGAAGATCCCCTGTCTTCTTATATCTCCATGAATCCAGTAACTGGGGTCATCTATGCGCAACGGTCATTTGATTATGAGAAGCATAAGGAATTTAATATCCAGATCAATGCCAGAGACAATGGATCTCCATCTCTGAACAGCAGTACAACATTGAGAATATATATAGTGGACCAGAATGATAATTCACCTGTCATTCTGTATCCATCACCTGAGGTCGATAGCTCAACATTTGAGATGGTTCCTTGGACCTCTGAACAAGGCTCTTTAGTATCTAAAGTGGTGGCAGTGGACGCTGACTCTGGACACAATGCCTGGTTGTCTTACTTTCTACAATCTTCAGATCCATCACTCTTCACCATTGACCAGCACACAGGAGAGATCAGGACATCACGTGTATTTCATGAAAGAGACATCATGAAACATGGAATTGTGATTCTAGTAAAAGACAATGGGATCCCCTCCCGCTCAGCTTCAGTCTCCCTAACCATGGTGATTGCTGATCATTTTCATCAGGTCCTTCCTGAGCTGAGCAGTCAATCTAACAAAGAAGAATCTCAGTCCAACCTACAATTCTACTTGGTAATAGCCTTGGCATTGATTTCCTTTCTCTTCATGCTGACTGTGATTATTGCAGTTGTCTCCAAATATAAAGAGTCCAAATCTTCTTCTTCATTTGGATCCATGAGTGCAAGTCTATATCCACAGGTTGACCCCAGATTTATTTCACAATTCAACAATGGAACATTACCTCTGCCATATTCATATGATGTTTGTGTAACTCTAGACCCAAGTGAGAGGGAATTTGATTTTCTTAAACCTCAACACAATGTTCCTGTGGAAAGTCTAATAGATGCTGATGATTCTTGGATTGGAAATGAAACTTTAAAGAATTCTTCACCTGCAGAAAACCTCATATCGCAGGTATGTTTCCATATACTATGA